One Salvia splendens isolate huo1 chromosome 12, SspV2, whole genome shotgun sequence genomic window carries:
- the LOC121759207 gene encoding pumilio homolog 23-like isoform X3 yields the protein MHGLGLCVGESGMVSVGFKALPLRNNKSHNSSQNGLITDEGKSSFTQRRMGRKGSKKDSGFHRNDSNKNESGGGPGAMGSARKFSQNNGGSESQASFVRKQVDPETAKYFSEITNVIEGTEVDVEERSVICGTALEEARGKEVELATDYIISHTMQTLLEGCTLDRLCAFLRSSADEFSQICMDRSGSHVAETALKSLARHLEDDESHSIIEETLSVLCEAIVANPAEIMCNCYGSHVLRRLLCLCKGVPMDSLEFHSTNPSVVLAERLNLRSSHVDSLNTPQNQPFPDQLKFLISEMVDPSRADIAILQTNQYSSLVLQTALKLLAGQEEDLFRLIPILLGCPTDAASEESFIEVKTAKKVRRLVEENAYSHLMEVILAVAPDTVYNDIFTKVFKNSLFRLSSHFCGNFVIQALISHARSKEHIKLIFEELGPKFRDLLELGRAGVVAALVAASQRVQENQHECCLALADAVCSRDESSACIIPRLLFLDNYLYSADKENWSWPSGFKMHVLGSLMLQTVFKYPSEFIKAYITSITSLEDKHVLEAVKDPAGSRVVEAFLVSSISAKQKYKIVAKLRGHFGELAVLPSGTFTIEKCFNACNLSMKETIVTELLPFQAELSKSRQGPYLLKKLDVEGFARRPEQWRSRLTSKQSVFNEFYEAFGQKDAKSSRAGNFLSDSYKNTQAEKFKGTRKEIDDGLSSGFVSKSGTPFLAHQGSTKPKKSGDQKSKTRGFPQDNDDFSKSKSKKLKTSADGDSAKNEKKRRKKDGSSESSNKKLKAGISD from the exons ATGCATGGTTTAGGGCTGTGTGTTGGGGAGAGTGGTATGGTGTCTGTTGGTTTTAAAGCATTGCCATTGAGAAACAATAAGTCACATAATTCATCTCAGAACGGCTTGATTACCGACGAAGGTAAATCTTCATTTACACAGAGGAGAATGGGCAGGAAAGGAAGCAAGAAAGATAGTGGATTTCACAGGAACGATTCAAACAAAAATGAATCTGGTGGTGGACCAGGTGCAATGGGAAGTGCTCGGAAATTTTCACAGAACAACGGAGGTTCAGAATCTCAAGCGTCGTTTGTTAG AAAGCAGGTTGATCCAGAGACAGCGAAGTACTTCTCAGAGATTACAAATGTAATAGAAGGTACAGAGGTGGACGTGGAGGAGCGATCTGTTATATGTGGTACTGCATTGGAAGAAGCCAGAGGCAAAGAAGTGGAGCTGGCAACTGATTATATTATTAGCCACACTATGCAAACACTTCTTGAAGGCTGCACTTTGGATCGGCTTTGTGCTTTTCTTCGAAGCTCTGCAGACGAATTTTCTCAGATTTGTATGGATAGATCCGGTTCCCATGTGGCAGAAACGGCCCTCAAGTCTTTGGCCAGGCACCTTGAGGATGACGAGAGCCACTCTATCATCGAAGAGACATTATCCGTATTATGCGAG GCAATTGTAGCTAATCCTGCTGAAATAATGTGCAATTGTTATGGATCTCATGTCCTGCGGAGACTTCTTTGTCTCTGTAAAGGAGTTCCCATGGACTCGTTGGAATTTCATAGCACAAACCCCTCTGTCGTGCTGGCAGAACGTTTGAATTTGCGATCATCTCACGTAGACAGTCTTAACACACCACAGAACCAGCCATTCCCAGATCAACTAAAATTTCTCATATCAGAAATGGTCGATCCTTCAAGGGCAGACATTGCAATCCTAcaaactaatcaatatagtagTTTGGTTCTGCAG ACTGCGTTGAAATTATTAGCTGGACAAGAGGAGGATCTGTTCCGTTTAATTCCCATTCTCCTTGGCTGCCCTACTGATGCTGCATCAGAAGAAAGCTTCATAGAAGTTAAGACAGCTAAAAAGGTTCGGCGTTTAGTGGAAGAAAATGCATACAGTCATTTGATGGAG GTCATCTTGGCAGTGGCCCCTGATACAGTTTACAATGACATATTCACAAAAGTCTTCAAAAACTCTTTATTTAGATTGTCGTCACATTTCTGTGGAAACTTTGTCATACAAGCATTGATATCTCATGCAAGAAGTAAAGAACAT ATAAAGTTGATATTTGAGGAACTGGGGCCAAAATTTAGAGATCTTCTCGAGTTGGGAAGGGCGGGAGTTGTGGCGGCTCTTGTTGCTGCCAGTCAAAGAGTTCAGGAAAATCAGCATGAG TGTTGTCTAGCCCTTGCTGATGCTGTTTGTTCAAGAGACGAGTCTTCTGCGTGCATTATTCCACGGCTATTATTTCTCGACAATTACCTCTATTCGGCAGATAAAGAAAACTGGAGTTGGCCAAGTGGTTTTAAAATGCATGTTTTGGGCTCTTTAATGTTGCAGACGGTTTTCAAGTATCCTAGT GAATTCATAAAAGCATATATCACCAGCATCACATCTTTAGAGGATAAACATGTTCTAGAAGCAGTAAAAGATCCCGCAGGGTCCCGTGTTGTTGAGGCTTTTCTCGTTTCAAGCATCTCCGCTAAGCAAAAGTACAAGATAGTTGCCAA GCTTCGGGGACATTTTGGAGAGCTTGCTGTTCTTCCATCGGGCACATTTACCATCGAGAAGTGCTTCAACGCCTGCAACTTGTCTATGAAGGAAACAATTGTAACGGAACTGTTACCTTTCCAAGCAGAACTGTCTAAGAGTAGACAGGGCCCGTATCTCTTGAAGAAACTTGATGTTGAGGG ATTTGCAAGACGACCAGAGCAATGGAGATCCAGACTAACCTCCAAACAATCCGTCTTCAATGAATTCTACGAAGCATTTGGACAAAAGGATGCCAAATCTTCTCGCGCCGGAAACTTTCTTTCTGATTCTTATAAAAACACTCAAGCGGAAAAGTTCAAAGGCACGAGGAAAGAAATAGATGATGGCCTTTCTTCCGGATTTGTTTCCAAATCTGGCACTCCCTTTCTGGCTCACCAGGGGTCTACCAAACCGAAAAAATCAGGGGATCAGAAATCGAAAACCCGAGGTTTCCCTCAAGACAATGACGATTTCTcgaaaagcaaaagcaaaaagcTTAAAACGTCAGCAGATGGAGACAGTGCTAAGAATGAGAAGAAACGGCGCAAGAAAGATGGATCGTCAGAATCTTCTAACAAGAAGCTGAAGGCTGGGATCAGTGATTAA
- the LOC121759207 gene encoding pumilio homolog 23-like isoform X1, with protein MHGLGLCVGESGMVSVGFKALPLRNNKSHNSSQNGLITDEGKSSFTQRRMGRKGSKKDSGFHRNDSNKNESGGGPGAMGSARKFSQNNGGSESQASFVRKQVDPETAKYFSEITNVIEGTEVDVEERSVICGTALEEARGKEVELATDYIISHTMQTLLEGCTLDRLCAFLRSSADEFSQICMDRSGSHVAETALKSLARHLEDDESHSIIEETLSVLCEAIVANPAEIMCNCYGSHVLRRLLCLCKGVPMDSLEFHSTNPSVVLAERLNLRSSHVDSLNTPQNQPFPDQLKFLISEMVDPSRADIAILQTNQYSSLVLQARICHGSILLHRNGADIVSYATALKLLAGQEEDLFRLIPILLGCPTDAASEESFIEVKTAKKVRRLVEENAYSHLMEVILAVAPDTVYNDIFTKVFKNSLFRLSSHFCGNFVIQALISHARSKEHIKLIFEELGPKFRDLLELGRAGVVAALVAASQRVQENQHECCLALADAVCSRDESSACIIPRLLFLDNYLYSADKENWSWPSGFKMHVLGSLMLQTVFKYPSEFIKAYITSITSLEDKHVLEAVKDPAGSRVVEAFLVSSISAKQKYKIVAKLRGHFGELAVLPSGTFTIEKCFNACNLSMKETIVTELLPFQAELSKSRQGPYLLKKLDVEGFARRPEQWRSRLTSKQSVFNEFYEAFGQKDAKSSRAGNFLSDSYKNTQAEKFKGTRKEIDDGLSSGFVSKSGTPFLAHQGSTKPKKSGDQKSKTRGFPQDNDDFSKSKSKKLKTSADGDSAKNEKKRRKKDGSSESSNKKLKAGISD; from the exons ATGCATGGTTTAGGGCTGTGTGTTGGGGAGAGTGGTATGGTGTCTGTTGGTTTTAAAGCATTGCCATTGAGAAACAATAAGTCACATAATTCATCTCAGAACGGCTTGATTACCGACGAAGGTAAATCTTCATTTACACAGAGGAGAATGGGCAGGAAAGGAAGCAAGAAAGATAGTGGATTTCACAGGAACGATTCAAACAAAAATGAATCTGGTGGTGGACCAGGTGCAATGGGAAGTGCTCGGAAATTTTCACAGAACAACGGAGGTTCAGAATCTCAAGCGTCGTTTGTTAG AAAGCAGGTTGATCCAGAGACAGCGAAGTACTTCTCAGAGATTACAAATGTAATAGAAGGTACAGAGGTGGACGTGGAGGAGCGATCTGTTATATGTGGTACTGCATTGGAAGAAGCCAGAGGCAAAGAAGTGGAGCTGGCAACTGATTATATTATTAGCCACACTATGCAAACACTTCTTGAAGGCTGCACTTTGGATCGGCTTTGTGCTTTTCTTCGAAGCTCTGCAGACGAATTTTCTCAGATTTGTATGGATAGATCCGGTTCCCATGTGGCAGAAACGGCCCTCAAGTCTTTGGCCAGGCACCTTGAGGATGACGAGAGCCACTCTATCATCGAAGAGACATTATCCGTATTATGCGAG GCAATTGTAGCTAATCCTGCTGAAATAATGTGCAATTGTTATGGATCTCATGTCCTGCGGAGACTTCTTTGTCTCTGTAAAGGAGTTCCCATGGACTCGTTGGAATTTCATAGCACAAACCCCTCTGTCGTGCTGGCAGAACGTTTGAATTTGCGATCATCTCACGTAGACAGTCTTAACACACCACAGAACCAGCCATTCCCAGATCAACTAAAATTTCTCATATCAGAAATGGTCGATCCTTCAAGGGCAGACATTGCAATCCTAcaaactaatcaatatagtagTTTGGTTCTGCAGGCAAGAATTTGCCATGGTTCCATTTTATTGCACAGGAACGGTGCTGACATCGTATCATATGCA ACTGCGTTGAAATTATTAGCTGGACAAGAGGAGGATCTGTTCCGTTTAATTCCCATTCTCCTTGGCTGCCCTACTGATGCTGCATCAGAAGAAAGCTTCATAGAAGTTAAGACAGCTAAAAAGGTTCGGCGTTTAGTGGAAGAAAATGCATACAGTCATTTGATGGAG GTCATCTTGGCAGTGGCCCCTGATACAGTTTACAATGACATATTCACAAAAGTCTTCAAAAACTCTTTATTTAGATTGTCGTCACATTTCTGTGGAAACTTTGTCATACAAGCATTGATATCTCATGCAAGAAGTAAAGAACAT ATAAAGTTGATATTTGAGGAACTGGGGCCAAAATTTAGAGATCTTCTCGAGTTGGGAAGGGCGGGAGTTGTGGCGGCTCTTGTTGCTGCCAGTCAAAGAGTTCAGGAAAATCAGCATGAG TGTTGTCTAGCCCTTGCTGATGCTGTTTGTTCAAGAGACGAGTCTTCTGCGTGCATTATTCCACGGCTATTATTTCTCGACAATTACCTCTATTCGGCAGATAAAGAAAACTGGAGTTGGCCAAGTGGTTTTAAAATGCATGTTTTGGGCTCTTTAATGTTGCAGACGGTTTTCAAGTATCCTAGT GAATTCATAAAAGCATATATCACCAGCATCACATCTTTAGAGGATAAACATGTTCTAGAAGCAGTAAAAGATCCCGCAGGGTCCCGTGTTGTTGAGGCTTTTCTCGTTTCAAGCATCTCCGCTAAGCAAAAGTACAAGATAGTTGCCAA GCTTCGGGGACATTTTGGAGAGCTTGCTGTTCTTCCATCGGGCACATTTACCATCGAGAAGTGCTTCAACGCCTGCAACTTGTCTATGAAGGAAACAATTGTAACGGAACTGTTACCTTTCCAAGCAGAACTGTCTAAGAGTAGACAGGGCCCGTATCTCTTGAAGAAACTTGATGTTGAGGG ATTTGCAAGACGACCAGAGCAATGGAGATCCAGACTAACCTCCAAACAATCCGTCTTCAATGAATTCTACGAAGCATTTGGACAAAAGGATGCCAAATCTTCTCGCGCCGGAAACTTTCTTTCTGATTCTTATAAAAACACTCAAGCGGAAAAGTTCAAAGGCACGAGGAAAGAAATAGATGATGGCCTTTCTTCCGGATTTGTTTCCAAATCTGGCACTCCCTTTCTGGCTCACCAGGGGTCTACCAAACCGAAAAAATCAGGGGATCAGAAATCGAAAACCCGAGGTTTCCCTCAAGACAATGACGATTTCTcgaaaagcaaaagcaaaaagcTTAAAACGTCAGCAGATGGAGACAGTGCTAAGAATGAGAAGAAACGGCGCAAGAAAGATGGATCGTCAGAATCTTCTAACAAGAAGCTGAAGGCTGGGATCAGTGATTAA
- the LOC121759207 gene encoding pumilio homolog 23-like isoform X2, translated as MVSVGFKALPLRNNKSHNSSQNGLITDEGKSSFTQRRMGRKGSKKDSGFHRNDSNKNESGGGPGAMGSARKFSQNNGGSESQASFVRKQVDPETAKYFSEITNVIEGTEVDVEERSVICGTALEEARGKEVELATDYIISHTMQTLLEGCTLDRLCAFLRSSADEFSQICMDRSGSHVAETALKSLARHLEDDESHSIIEETLSVLCEAIVANPAEIMCNCYGSHVLRRLLCLCKGVPMDSLEFHSTNPSVVLAERLNLRSSHVDSLNTPQNQPFPDQLKFLISEMVDPSRADIAILQTNQYSSLVLQARICHGSILLHRNGADIVSYATALKLLAGQEEDLFRLIPILLGCPTDAASEESFIEVKTAKKVRRLVEENAYSHLMEVILAVAPDTVYNDIFTKVFKNSLFRLSSHFCGNFVIQALISHARSKEHIKLIFEELGPKFRDLLELGRAGVVAALVAASQRVQENQHECCLALADAVCSRDESSACIIPRLLFLDNYLYSADKENWSWPSGFKMHVLGSLMLQTVFKYPSEFIKAYITSITSLEDKHVLEAVKDPAGSRVVEAFLVSSISAKQKYKIVAKLRGHFGELAVLPSGTFTIEKCFNACNLSMKETIVTELLPFQAELSKSRQGPYLLKKLDVEGFARRPEQWRSRLTSKQSVFNEFYEAFGQKDAKSSRAGNFLSDSYKNTQAEKFKGTRKEIDDGLSSGFVSKSGTPFLAHQGSTKPKKSGDQKSKTRGFPQDNDDFSKSKSKKLKTSADGDSAKNEKKRRKKDGSSESSNKKLKAGISD; from the exons ATGGTGTCTGTTGGTTTTAAAGCATTGCCATTGAGAAACAATAAGTCACATAATTCATCTCAGAACGGCTTGATTACCGACGAAGGTAAATCTTCATTTACACAGAGGAGAATGGGCAGGAAAGGAAGCAAGAAAGATAGTGGATTTCACAGGAACGATTCAAACAAAAATGAATCTGGTGGTGGACCAGGTGCAATGGGAAGTGCTCGGAAATTTTCACAGAACAACGGAGGTTCAGAATCTCAAGCGTCGTTTGTTAG AAAGCAGGTTGATCCAGAGACAGCGAAGTACTTCTCAGAGATTACAAATGTAATAGAAGGTACAGAGGTGGACGTGGAGGAGCGATCTGTTATATGTGGTACTGCATTGGAAGAAGCCAGAGGCAAAGAAGTGGAGCTGGCAACTGATTATATTATTAGCCACACTATGCAAACACTTCTTGAAGGCTGCACTTTGGATCGGCTTTGTGCTTTTCTTCGAAGCTCTGCAGACGAATTTTCTCAGATTTGTATGGATAGATCCGGTTCCCATGTGGCAGAAACGGCCCTCAAGTCTTTGGCCAGGCACCTTGAGGATGACGAGAGCCACTCTATCATCGAAGAGACATTATCCGTATTATGCGAG GCAATTGTAGCTAATCCTGCTGAAATAATGTGCAATTGTTATGGATCTCATGTCCTGCGGAGACTTCTTTGTCTCTGTAAAGGAGTTCCCATGGACTCGTTGGAATTTCATAGCACAAACCCCTCTGTCGTGCTGGCAGAACGTTTGAATTTGCGATCATCTCACGTAGACAGTCTTAACACACCACAGAACCAGCCATTCCCAGATCAACTAAAATTTCTCATATCAGAAATGGTCGATCCTTCAAGGGCAGACATTGCAATCCTAcaaactaatcaatatagtagTTTGGTTCTGCAGGCAAGAATTTGCCATGGTTCCATTTTATTGCACAGGAACGGTGCTGACATCGTATCATATGCA ACTGCGTTGAAATTATTAGCTGGACAAGAGGAGGATCTGTTCCGTTTAATTCCCATTCTCCTTGGCTGCCCTACTGATGCTGCATCAGAAGAAAGCTTCATAGAAGTTAAGACAGCTAAAAAGGTTCGGCGTTTAGTGGAAGAAAATGCATACAGTCATTTGATGGAG GTCATCTTGGCAGTGGCCCCTGATACAGTTTACAATGACATATTCACAAAAGTCTTCAAAAACTCTTTATTTAGATTGTCGTCACATTTCTGTGGAAACTTTGTCATACAAGCATTGATATCTCATGCAAGAAGTAAAGAACAT ATAAAGTTGATATTTGAGGAACTGGGGCCAAAATTTAGAGATCTTCTCGAGTTGGGAAGGGCGGGAGTTGTGGCGGCTCTTGTTGCTGCCAGTCAAAGAGTTCAGGAAAATCAGCATGAG TGTTGTCTAGCCCTTGCTGATGCTGTTTGTTCAAGAGACGAGTCTTCTGCGTGCATTATTCCACGGCTATTATTTCTCGACAATTACCTCTATTCGGCAGATAAAGAAAACTGGAGTTGGCCAAGTGGTTTTAAAATGCATGTTTTGGGCTCTTTAATGTTGCAGACGGTTTTCAAGTATCCTAGT GAATTCATAAAAGCATATATCACCAGCATCACATCTTTAGAGGATAAACATGTTCTAGAAGCAGTAAAAGATCCCGCAGGGTCCCGTGTTGTTGAGGCTTTTCTCGTTTCAAGCATCTCCGCTAAGCAAAAGTACAAGATAGTTGCCAA GCTTCGGGGACATTTTGGAGAGCTTGCTGTTCTTCCATCGGGCACATTTACCATCGAGAAGTGCTTCAACGCCTGCAACTTGTCTATGAAGGAAACAATTGTAACGGAACTGTTACCTTTCCAAGCAGAACTGTCTAAGAGTAGACAGGGCCCGTATCTCTTGAAGAAACTTGATGTTGAGGG ATTTGCAAGACGACCAGAGCAATGGAGATCCAGACTAACCTCCAAACAATCCGTCTTCAATGAATTCTACGAAGCATTTGGACAAAAGGATGCCAAATCTTCTCGCGCCGGAAACTTTCTTTCTGATTCTTATAAAAACACTCAAGCGGAAAAGTTCAAAGGCACGAGGAAAGAAATAGATGATGGCCTTTCTTCCGGATTTGTTTCCAAATCTGGCACTCCCTTTCTGGCTCACCAGGGGTCTACCAAACCGAAAAAATCAGGGGATCAGAAATCGAAAACCCGAGGTTTCCCTCAAGACAATGACGATTTCTcgaaaagcaaaagcaaaaagcTTAAAACGTCAGCAGATGGAGACAGTGCTAAGAATGAGAAGAAACGGCGCAAGAAAGATGGATCGTCAGAATCTTCTAACAAGAAGCTGAAGGCTGGGATCAGTGATTAA
- the LOC121759398 gene encoding mitochondrial division protein 1-like, with translation MSSSSTAITDLNLDCLGHCAKYLSLRDVSNISMSCKYLNRAAYSDSIWQSLFRQEWPHVVPEESSNREAYLRRHTTLNQFRYVDPLLLDSYFVGKPSHSHHILFYKNDIIFSKGPSLYSLRTDDLVHEATSTAPQGFSFQLCGNHNARLTSIRLYSRTEANICQNESERDDNILLTSSSDHTIRLWSKGGNRCFKGHTGPVLTLSDKLLGGSVGNIFASGGEDGTVRLWSINSSGNRGQQALKATLYGHEKAVPFMSVAGHKASLLVSISKYGKVRVWDTTTASSSSRTSCCVGTTCVPAAPVGIRCHESLLYVAAGPSVTAVDLRTMCKAFTVSQQVKIHSFELLPSKSLLCVGSTSRGNLWDIRRVTDSGIVAPTTELNGHAGPIKHIHMDSYKIVTGGPDDECVNVWDVDTGRQTNSLLCSAPDREAVNGCSALAVDGCRIVTAGTVSPELTAVLIRDFRNATNYLSEPAVASSAVSKFWDPQSSDSLERVDWEE, from the exons ATGAGCTCGAGCTCCACTGCCATAACTGATCTCAATCTGGATTGTTTGGGTCACTGCGCGAAATACCTCAGCCTCCGAGATGTCTCAAACATCTCCATGTCCTGCAAATACCTTAATCGAGCCGCTTACTCCGATTCCATATGGCAATCACTCTTCAG GCAAGAGTGGCCGCATGTTGTGCCTGAAGAATCCAGCAATAGAGAAGCATATCTCCGTAGGCATACTACATTGAACCAGTTTAGATATGTTGATCCCCTGCTTCTTGACTCTTATTTCGTCGGAAAACCATCACATTCACACCACATACTGTTTTACAAAAACGACATTATATTCTCCAAG GGTCCATCACTATACTCCTTGAGGACTGATGACCTTGTGCATGAAGCTACTTCTACAGCACCACAAGGCTTCTCTTTTCAACTTTGCGGTAACCATAATGCAAGACTTACTTCTATCAG ATTGTATTCTCGTACAGAGGCAAATATTTGTCAAAATGAGTCCGAACGAGATGATAATATTCTGTTGACATCAAGCAGTGACCATACAATTCGCCTGTGGTCAAAG GGAGGGAACCGATGCTTCAAAGGTCATACTGGCCCAGTGCTCACCCTCTCGGATAAACTATTGGGTGGCAGTGTTGGGAACATATTCGCTAGTGGAGGTGAAGATGGTACAGTTCGCCTTTGGTCTATCAACTCATCTGGAAATCGAGGCCAGCAAGCTCTGAAGGCCACACTTTATGGGCATGAAAAGGCTGTGCCATTTATGTCAGTGGCTGG GCACAAAGCATCCCTGTTGGTCAGCATTTCAAAGTACGGAAAG GTTAGGGTCTGGGACACTACGACAGCATCGTCTTCTAGTCGTACCTCGTGTTGTGTGGGAACGACTTGTGTACCTGCTGCACCTGTGGGTATAAGATGCCATGAATCACTTCTGTATGTAGCTGCCGGGCCTTCTGTAACGGCTGTTGATTTGAGAACAATGTGTAAAGCATTCACAGTATCCCAGCAAGTAAAAATACATTCATTTGAATTGTTGCCTTCAAAATCTCTACTCTGTGTTGGTTCCACTAGCAG AGGAAATCTATGGGATATCAGGAGAGTTACGGATTCGGGTATAGTAGCACCAACTACTGAACTGAACGGACATGCTGGCCCTATAAAGCACATACATATGGATTCGTACAAAATCGTGACAGGTGGACCAGATGATGAGTGTGTTAATGTTTGGGATGTCGATACTGGAAGACAGACAAATTCGTTGCTTTGTTCTGCTCCAGATAGAGAAGCAGTGAATGGATGCTCAGCACTGGCTGTTGATGGGTGTAGAATCGTTACTGCCGGTACAGTCAGCCCAGAATTGACTGCAGTCCTCATCAGGGACTTCAGGAATGCTACAAACTATTTGAGTGAACCTGCTGTAGCAAGTTCTGCTGTTTCCAAATTCTGGGATCCCCAGTCAAGTGATAGTTTGGAACGAGTAGATTGGGAAGAGTGA